The following nucleotide sequence is from Vitis vinifera cultivar Pinot Noir 40024 chromosome 14, ASM3070453v1.
AACACCTTAGGTGGAGACCAACCAAATTCAACTGCATTCCAAACTTtttcactttgcattttgagaaaatattgcattctcactttccaatgagaataattttcgcCGGTTAAAAATGGTGGTCTCCCAATGGAAGCTCCCTCTTGATGAGGTTCCATGATTGAGATTCAAGGAccgaaaatgatttttcttttaaaaacctgctctgataccaattgaaaatgtgaatctcaataatgaactacacctagaggggggtgaataggtgttgtagaacaattttaaaattctcccaacaaagattacctaaccttaataaaacatccacaagcaacaatgtatgcatcaacactctcccaacaatttataaatgcaaaacacatgcaaatgcttcaacactcctcaaaaataaaacaaaatatagagtgagagaaagagacaatgaacaccagatttttaacgtggaaaacctccgaagagatcaaaaaccacgggcctatcaccgattgaaaactccactatgaagaataaaaaactgagtacaaggttttacctagctcaagccaaccaatccttcccggaatacttgactagtaccttcattttcagcttctccttttggagcacacttggagtccgcaccaagctcaatctcggcctcttcttgaatccacacaagaagaaaatgggtttttgcacaacccaaatagaatgagagatttagatgtgaatgaaagaatgaatcaacccatttattgctcaagaaaatccattgaaaacaagttttgaaaacattaagagaagttgattttctttgcaatcaaaaaccccaacttaggaaagcaaaaatgagaaatgaagaacACTTAGGAGTGTGGCTGCTCTCCCCACGTTTTCAGCAGTCTCTCTACCCAGAAAATGAGTGAAGATTGggtttttaaagtgtaaaaagaaacccttaatctaatggctgagatttgatcaaaaaaacattagttggaTAGATCCACCCCTACACCTGGATCGATCCAGAAACAGAGGAATAAAAgccttgcaccaaaaaccatttttcccaactttctaacacattttaaagattaaaaaccggGTTGATTCACACCCAATCACTCCACACTCGACTACATACCTtggcctcttagcaaagtcttagtcttcaaagtcaagtagtccgaataggaataggaaagccgagttaggggacacttaggaattttgtccggaattgccaacctagctaaacactcacacaATCTCATCGACTGTTTCCCCTCCTTCATTGGCAATTGCTTCCCCTCCTTCATTGGCAACTACTTCTTCCATCATATGCGATCCACCAATTTTGAGCTTTCTGAGTTTTACCAGACTTTTAGCTACCGAGGGTGATATCAAACTTCTCAGACTGCTACAAGACCACACATCTAGAGTATCCAGATTTTGGAAAGATACTGAGCATGGCACCAAACTTATCAAACTGTCACAATTCCACACTTCAAGACTCTCTAGACTTTGCAAATCAAGGCCTGATTTGGAGTTTTCCTTCCACAAATGCGTCAACGCAAGAAGATCACGCAACCATATTTCTCTTAACCGTCCAAGCCTCTGGGCTTGATTTTCCTCGTCAAGTCCTTCAAGTTGGAATATCTCTTTGACTGAACTACATCTTCTCACATTTAGTTTTTCCAGATTATGTAATCTTTGAAGCACAAAGGAAGGAATCACAACCAAAATATCTATATATCCACATACTTTCAGATATCTTAGTCTAGGAAAGGAAGCCATTGGAAATTGCTCTTGCCATATTTCGTTATTCCCGTTGTCATCCAATATTAATTCCTCCAAGTAAGGGAATGCAACCTGGGAAATGGTTCGAATAAAACGAATTTGTTATGTCAGTTATAACTAGCATATAAATAAGATATGCATATCTACAAAGAAGTAATGCTGTTTTATTTCTCTGATCCAAGCAATGAACAtggaaaaattaatataataatattttatgctGTTTAGAGAAGATGCACTGGACAGCAACCTCTCAATGCCTAATTAGGATCATTTGGCATTTGAGAAGTTGGCTGGTTATATTGAtagttttacaaattaaataatttttggacACCAATAAAATTTACTATAAATTGCAATATTGGTTTGTATCAGAATCGATAAAATGGGCATTTCTTGTTAACGAGAAAACAGAGTTTACAACTTAAATAACCCTCTCTCTATCTAACTACTTCTAACAACATGTGACAAACAGGTAACAGTGTGTAACTAATTTCATAACCAGATTAGGTCAAATTTTGACTTAAAAAGGTTCAACTGTGAATCTAGGAATTAGGTCAAATTCTGGATCAAGTGGGGGCCAACAACCGTGTTTCCAGCATATAGTTTTGGTCTCTGCATCagataaattcaaattcaattgCTAGGTTCTTTGAAGGGATATCTAGAAAAATTAATGAGCTAAAATAATATCTGATTGGACAGATTTAATAAACATATCTGGAGGTTTACAAAGTTGAAATAATAGTGGCAAGGGGGCAATCCAATGCATTGTCCGCTGAGCAAACTAATTACGAGTGCCACAATAACATGAGAATTTAATGTACAATTTATCGAAACTTGGCAATTATGAAACTTGATGAGGTGAACCAAATCCATAAAGGTTTGAGACCTTACCTGTTGGAGCAAGAAAAGGGGCTGGAGAATTGGCATATCAAAACTTCCCTCGTGATGTCTTCGTTGGAATGTTGGAGTTTCGGATGCAAATACATCGACTTTATCACACGCACCCACTATCAGTTGTTTCAACAATGGCCACTGTGAAGTATGTGCCCCTGGGTAGAAACTCCTGAGTTGATGTAGATGGGAGAGTCTGAGAGAGGTTACTTTAGGGAATACAAACTTAGCTGCTGTCTCCACTTCATTGTCCTTTGCAACAATTTCCTCTATCCCACAAGAATGCAAATCCAGTTCTTCAAGTTGCACAAGATCTTTGACTAAAGATGCTGGAAAAAGGTTTTTCAGACTTTgacatttaataataaatattgattttaagttttgaaaattgagaattcCATGGGGATCCTTATTCCATATCTTCTCAACTTTTGGCAGCGATCTTGGAATCAGTTTACTCAACTGAGTGACAGTTACACCTTCCTTCACATTCACATTCACATTTGTCCCTTCCACATCAAAAACCGCTTCTAATGATCTACAATCATGTAAGATCAGCATCCGTAGACTCTGTAACCTTTTCAGCATACAAGATGGAAaaatattcaacaattttccacaTGATGCTACTCTCACCTTTCCTAGGTTGGAaaaggaattttgaggaatttggTTGTGCCATATTTTTTTCACGTTATCCAGTCCCGAGATGATTAAGAACTTCAAGCTAGGAAATGCAACCTGCAGAGTTCATCCCAccattttgttatttatatattttgactaactgaaaaaagaaaattatccaTGTCTAGAACCAGCTAGAATTAGGGACctcaaaagaaaaacacaataaattGCATCTTAAAGAAGGGTGGAGGAAAATGTACATGCTTAAACAAGTTGAATTTCATAGTATAAAACTATAAGAATTTGTAAGGAAAAAATCAATCAAGAAATAGCAGAGTTCTCGTGGAATTCATTTTAATACAACTGTTATACAATTGAAAAGTTCCAAAAGACtcgtttgtttggttttttttttctccaattttttatttaattgttaaagcaaattactttaagccttaaatattttgattgattCTTATCtaattgtcttaaaaaaaattaaaccaccACCGTGTAATTTGGATGAGAATGAATTCattataaattacaaaaaattatcataaaaaaaaatgacttaaatactttttatttgtcaATAAAAAATTCCTTTATTTAGATAATAAACTTAAATCTATGAAATTCTAAATCAAACTAAAATTCTATACATTTATcgcacaacaaaataaaaataaactgcCACTAATTctaatataaatttcttaattaaaaaaacccaaaacataATTCACATTCATCTAAATATTCATTAGAGTAAATAATTCAATGAGTTTTGTAAatcaaaaaatagaatttgatattcttttccaaattaaaaatataaaagttaatgaattgatttcaataatcaaacataTACTTCAATTATAAACCCATTATCCAAAGATATGTACACTGTATAGAAGTGTTaacttagaaaattttctagcatttttttaCTAATCAAGTATAAttagaaatcatttttattattccaatacaaattttcataataattatataactaattattataaaacttttataatattaataattcaaatattttaggatatttgaatattattttttcaaattagagtaagaaaaaatatcataattaattttataaatattttaatatatacaaaCTACATTCAACGTCCATCATTCAAACctgaataaaaacaaataaattaaacatttaattatattaaactcTATTATTGACAGTTAAGTTAAATTTTGgcgaaaaataaaaataaaaaaagagaaacaagatGTCAAGAACCAGCTCaatctaaattttctttattttcctccaATAATTTGATTGATAACAATGTTAAAAGGAAAAGGATTCTAAGAGATAAACTGACCCTTTCATCAAAGAGCACCAGGAAGGGGGTATCAAGGTCTGCATGGTGAAGCCTTTGGAGGGAATGATATCCAGGGGAGACGAAGCTTGTGAGGTTGGGCAAAGATTCCAGTGTAATATCGCTTAATTTAGGGAATATGATATTGCCTACAGGAGCAGAAGCCATGGAAGAAGGGAAATGATTTCTGGAGCTACCACAGTTGCATATATGCCTCAACTTTGGTAGACCAATCAACCTCAGTTCTTTTAATTTAGGGAGGAGCTCAACATGCCCATCATCAACATTTAGCTCTTCAAGATCAAATACTTGTTCCAGTTTATCACAGTCTTTCAATGTGAGTTCTTGCAAATTCTGTAACAAACTGGGTGGGAATAATTTCAACAGTGACATGCAATTCTTCAACTTGAGAGACCGGAGGTTGCCGCCCAAGGAAAGCAGAAGTTGGCCATCCCTTATCTCCTGTAACATGAGAACCTCTGAGAGCGTTAAATACAACATAGATGTATTACAGATATTAACATAGAGTGAAAATAAAAGCATGATGATAAATTGTTTGTCAAATTAAAAAACCAGTCTATTAATTGTATTCAGTCAATGCTCTGTTTTGATTGGTGACGTTTTATCTTTGCGGGTAAAGTCTCATCAGATGGGTTTTGGGATCGATTTAAATGAAGGGATTCTTGCTGACTCAAATCAATTAACGAGGAGCTAGTCTCCAAGTATTTGAATTGAAGTGATTAAAAAAGCATTGACTAGATAGAAAGGATTATCAAGGTTTGACATACCGGTTGGTTGAGAGGTGGTGTACTAGGACCAACAATTGTGCTTGCAGGCTTGGAAAGCACTGGGTTCTCCTCAAAGCAGAAATTACTGAGCTTGGGTAAGTCCTTTAATGTCAAGGATCTCAATTCAGGGAACAGAGGCACATTAACAGcatcttcttttatttctttccttccttggGAAACCATCTCAACCATACTCTTGCATCTGGTTACTTTTGTTTCTTCAAGTCGGGAAAGGCCTCTAGCCACAGACAACGAGAAGAGAAATTTCAAGCCATCACAATCTTCCACTTCCACTTTTCTCAAGCAACCAAAGGACCCTGCTGGAAATTGGCCATGGCATACCTCTTGCAAGTTAATCAGCTGATTGAGAGACAAGGTCTCCATAACAGGAAAGGCAGCATGTGATGAAGTCAGATCCATCGAGTTCACAATATATTGAATCTCTGGACTGCTTTCAACATTAAGATGCTTTAATTTAAGAAAACCCTCCCTATTTAATTTGGAAAGAACATTAGTACCACCACACAATTCACGCAAGTGTAGATCTTCAGTTCTCTTCAACAACTTGCTGATACCATCCACCAGATGAAGGCTTGTATCGAATTTGTTGAGCTTCAATATTCTATTggttttatagtttttttcCCAGATCCAGATATCACCTACAAATATTCTATATCTCATCAAGTTATCAAAGACCATGTCTTTTGGCAGCAACTTGGCGTCTGGTATTTGTATGTCCAAAGCGGTTAAATGAGACAAATGTTTCAACTCAGCAAGGCAAGCATTACTCTTTCCTTCCCCCTCCCATTGAGTAAAACTATTTTCCATACACAAATCCTCTAATCGGAACAAGCTTGATATGACATCTGACGGAATTACTTTTAGTTTGAAAGAACTCTTCAAATCGAACAGCCTTAGATGAGTCAACTGTGCTATTTCTCTGGGCAACTGTTCGATATCAGAATCCATAAGGCTaagaatttctaatttctttagCTCTGCAATTATAACAATGTCTCCCAACTTGCATCCATCCAAACACAATGTTCGAAGATTTGCAAGGGACTGAAGTGATAAGGGCAGCGATGGAAGTTGCATTCCAGTTAAATCTAATACTTTGAGTTGCTTCATCCCTTCAAAAAATGTGTTTGGGATTTTCACTGCCAAATTGGTCTTTAGAAAACATTCAAAAAATTCAAGTTTTGGACATACCAGCCCTTCTGGAAGTTCATGAATATCACAGTGATGCAGTTTTACCCAGGTGACCTGGAGTTCATCTATCCTTGACCATTCTTCCACTCTTACAGTAGTCTTCTGGTGTGTAAACACATGATGTTGCTCGGATGCAATTTTTCTGGCAGTACTTCGAACAAGATCATGCATTCTAACAACTGCATTACGGCCAGTTTctagtaaaaaatttgaggatTTGAGGTTGTCAACCAATGTATCTATTCTATTTTTCACCTCTTCCAATGTATTAGTTCCTTGAAATAATCGCAGACCCACACCATATTTCAACAAGTCCCTAATATGGATATACCTAGAAAATAGGCCACAAAGCAAGCACAATGACTTCACTTCATCTCCCTCCAAGTGTTCGTAGCTCAACTTCAGACTTGAGTATACCTTTGTCTCCATTCCTGTTATGTTTGTGGAGGTTTGCGATTTCAGTTGTTGCAGGGCATCCTTCCAAATGGACACATTCTTGTTTTTCAA
It contains:
- the LOC132252560 gene encoding disease resistance protein At4g27190-like, encoding MVEIVLSVAAKVSEYLVDPAVRQLGYLFNYRANIEELSQQVQKLRDARARLQHSVDEAIGNGLIIEDDVCKWMKRADGFIQNACKFLEDEKEARKSCFNGLCPNLKSRYQLSREASKKAGVSVQILGDGQFEKVAYRAPLQGIRCRPSEALESRMLTLNEVMEALRDANINRIGVWGMGGVGKSTLVKQVAEQANQEKLFEKVVNVSVLQTPDLERIQRELADWLGMKFEEESEQGRAARLHQRMKAEKTILIILDDLWAELELEKVGIPSPDDHKGCKLVLTSRNKQVLSNEMSTQKDFRVRHLQEDETWILFKNTAGDSIENPELQPIAVDVAKECAGLPIAIVTVAKALKNKNVSIWKDALQQLKSQTSTNITGMETKVYSSLKLSYEHLEGDEVKSLCLLCGLFSRYIHIRDLLKYGVGLRLFQGTNTLEEVKNRIDTLVDNLKSSNFLLETGRNAVVRMHDLVRSTARKIASEQHHVFTHQKTTVRVEEWSRIDELQVTWVKLHHCDIHELPEGLVCPKLEFFECFLKTNLAVKIPNTFFEGMKQLKVLDLTGMQLPSLPLSLQSLANLRTLCLDGCKLGDIVIIAELKKLEILSLMDSDIEQLPREIAQLTHLRLFDLKSSFKLKVIPSDVISSLFRLEDLCMENSFTQWEGEGKSNACLAELKHLSHLTALDIQIPDAKLLPKDMVFDNLMRYRIFVGDIWIWEKNYKTNRILKLNKFDTSLHLVDGISKLLKRTEDLHLRELCGGTNVLSKLNREGFLKLKHLNVESSPEIQYIVNSMDLTSSHAAFPVMETLSLNQLINLQEVCHGQFPAGSFGCLRKVEVEDCDGLKFLFSLSVARGLSRLEETKVTRCKSMVEMVSQGRKEIKEDAVNVPLFPELRSLTLKDLPKLSNFCFEENPVLSKPASTIVGPSTPPLNQPEIRDGQLLLSLGGNLRSLKLKNCMSLLKLFPPSLLQNLQELTLKDCDKLEQVFDLEELNVDDGHVELLPKLKELRLIGLPKLRHICNCGSSRNHFPSSMASAPVGNIIFPKLSDITLESLPNLTSFVSPGYHSLQRLHHADLDTPFLVLFDERVAFPSLKFLIISGLDNVKKIWHNQIPQNSFSNLGKVRVASCGKLLNIFPSCMLKRLQSLRMLILHDCRSLEAVFDVEGTNVNVNVKEGVTVTQLSKLIPRSLPKVEKIWNKDPHGILNFQNLKSIFIIKCQSLKNLFPASLVKDLVQLEELDLHSCGIEEIVAKDNEVETAAKFVFPKVTSLRLSHLHQLRSFYPGAHTSQWPLLKQLIVGACDKVDVFASETPTFQRRHHEGSFDMPILQPLFLLQQVAFPYLEELILDDNGNNEIWQEQFPMASFPRLRYLKVCGYIDILVVIPSFVLQRLHNLEKLNVRRCSSVKEIFQLEGLDEENQAQRLGRLREIWLRDLLALTHLWKENSKSGLDLQSLESLEVWNCDSLISLVPCSVSFQNLDTLDVWSCSSLRSLISPSVAKSLVKLRKLKIGGSHMMEEVVANEGGEAIANEGGETVDEIV